From the genome of Deltaproteobacteria bacterium, one region includes:
- the tilS gene encoding tRNA lysidine(34) synthetase TilS, with product MAAWSELKKELKSKRFQGVMVSLSGGPDSTALLQGIWQLYQNEKFFDLGAYHCAYGLRGQESKDDLEACRKLAEERGIPFVFREITEEERNARHGEGIQEWARRIRRADYEQLAHAGWIVALGHHSDDLAETVLLRIARGASPGKLLGMKPWDAPIWRPLLHFSKDQLRDFTTREGLTFREDSSNLRDDYARNRLRHHVLPVLEELYPGAAGRIVACALEAQALEGAAAPREDSGPEMPRDHHLARHRLASRIKASDTASRQLSRRLLDAALRGENPCLPGGDGLRVGRDLCVESLDGLTKSARSDQHARALNGPARRLILEPGSHAHLTTVEGKYELRTPKIGVATPAASIDLCIGSDSWLQPLVLAGTRQRLTMKNLMQQWGVPVKLRAEWRNLTSQGKTLGIFDGQNFHPANTLFRQSGCSKLDVNLRYLKDGT from the coding sequence TTGGCGGCTTGGTCCGAGCTCAAAAAAGAGCTTAAGTCCAAGCGATTTCAGGGCGTTATGGTGTCGCTCTCGGGAGGCCCTGATTCGACAGCGTTATTACAGGGAATTTGGCAACTCTACCAAAACGAAAAATTTTTTGACTTGGGAGCCTACCACTGCGCCTATGGCCTGCGCGGGCAGGAGTCTAAAGATGATTTGGAGGCATGCCGTAAACTAGCTGAAGAGCGCGGAATACCTTTTGTTTTCAGAGAGATAACTGAAGAAGAGCGCAACGCACGCCACGGTGAGGGCATCCAAGAGTGGGCTCGCCGTATCCGTCGGGCAGATTATGAGCAACTGGCCCATGCCGGTTGGATCGTCGCATTGGGCCATCATTCCGATGATTTAGCTGAAACTGTGTTGCTTCGCATCGCAAGAGGGGCCAGTCCGGGCAAGCTCCTTGGGATGAAACCCTGGGATGCCCCAATTTGGCGCCCATTACTTCACTTTTCCAAAGATCAGCTGCGTGACTTCACGACTCGTGAGGGATTAACCTTCCGTGAGGACAGCAGTAATTTGCGAGATGATTACGCCAGGAACCGGTTGCGTCACCACGTTCTCCCGGTACTAGAAGAGCTATATCCTGGGGCCGCGGGGCGTATTGTGGCTTGTGCACTGGAGGCCCAGGCTCTTGAGGGGGCAGCCGCCCCGCGAGAAGACTCTGGCCCTGAAATGCCTCGGGATCATCATCTAGCCAGGCATCGCCTTGCTAGCCGCATAAAGGCGAGCGATACGGCCTCGAGGCAGCTGTCGCGCCGTCTGCTAGACGCGGCCTTGAGAGGCGAGAACCCCTGTCTCCCAGGCGGTGACGGACTGCGGGTCGGGCGCGATCTCTGTGTTGAATCCCTGGATGGCTTGACCAAAAGTGCGCGCAGTGACCAACATGCCCGAGCCCTAAATGGCCCAGCGAGGCGCCTGATCTTAGAGCCCGGCTCTCATGCTCATCTCACGACTGTCGAGGGAAAGTACGAGCTGCGTACCCCCAAGATTGGGGTTGCCACCCCGGCAGCCTCAATCGATCTATGCATTGGCTCGGATTCATGGCTGCAACCACTCGTACTTGCCGGTACTAGGCAGCGTTTAACTATGAAAAACCTAATGCAGCAATGGGGCGTGCCAGTTAAGCTGCGAGCAGAGTGGCGCAATTT
- a CDS encoding flagellin FliC: protein MGMRIRTNVNSLVAQRFMERNNGEMNSSLERLASGYRINKSSDDAAGLAISENLRGQLRGLNVAKRNANDAVSLVQVAEGGMNEMTNILIRLRELTVQAASDTIGEQERGFLNREYTQLVDEMDRIGNSTEFNGRKMFLPDGGLSQFVVQIGTRGTAPEANSDTITIDLKGIKFDSATLGLGKESEIGGATASDTVSRDDIAQKLTTIDDALGRLASERATLGAIQNRLGSAIGNLGVSMENQQLAMSRIRDVDFASETANLTQARIMTQANVAVLSQANASPELALQLLR from the coding sequence ATGGGAATGCGAATCCGTACTAATGTGAACAGTCTCGTGGCGCAGCGTTTTATGGAGCGCAACAACGGCGAGATGAACTCTAGCTTAGAGCGCTTGGCCTCTGGCTACCGGATCAACAAATCTTCTGATGACGCCGCTGGTCTGGCCATCAGTGAGAACCTGCGCGGTCAGTTGCGGGGCTTGAACGTAGCGAAACGCAACGCCAACGACGCCGTCTCGCTGGTTCAGGTGGCAGAGGGTGGAATGAATGAGATGACCAACATCCTTATTCGCCTTCGTGAACTCACCGTCCAAGCTGCCAGCGACACGATCGGTGAGCAAGAAAGAGGGTTCCTAAACCGGGAGTACACCCAGTTAGTCGACGAGATGGACCGGATCGGTAACTCGACCGAGTTCAACGGCCGGAAGATGTTCCTGCCCGACGGAGGACTGTCCCAGTTTGTGGTTCAGATCGGTACCCGCGGCACTGCACCGGAGGCCAATTCCGACACCATCACCATTGATCTTAAGGGTATCAAGTTCGATTCAGCCACACTTGGTCTCGGTAAGGAGTCAGAAATCGGCGGCGCCACTGCCAGTGACACCGTGTCGCGTGACGATATCGCCCAGAAGCTCACGACCATTGATGATGCCCTGGGTCGCCTCGCCAGCGAACGAGCCACCCTCGGTGCCATCCAAAACCGCTTAGGTAGTGCGATTGGCAACCTCGGCGTGTCGATGGAAAACCAACAATTAGCGATGAGTCGTATCCGCGATGTCGACTTTGCTTCAGAGACCGCAAACCTCACTCAAGCTCGCATTATGACGCAGGCCAACGTGGCCGTTCTTAGCCAGGCCAATGCCTCGCCAGAACTGGCCTTGCAGCTGCTGCGCTAA
- a CDS encoding flagellin FliC has protein sequence MGLRVRTNVDSLVAQRRLSEQRGSLSQSLERLSSGLRINKSADDAAGLAVSERLRGTMSSLGVAKRNASDGISYIEVAEGGLNEVSNILIRMRELATQAASDTLGPRERSFLDKEFTQLRDEVGRIIDSTEFNGTKVLTPGEGDKPIQIFVGASNRGRDAAGDLPDIDKDSDPDVLTIKLDELGSLKDAIDQVRDKAMSIMPDPTAVIGAQDLGPDGDTATLFSRLDTAQNSIASYRATLGSVQSRLNSTINNIDIASENMAAAQSRIRDVDYASETAKLTQGRILSTAALSVMTQANASPEAVLQLLRG, from the coding sequence ATGGGATTAAGAGTCAGGACAAACGTGGATTCGTTGGTGGCGCAAAGGCGCTTGAGTGAACAAAGGGGCTCTCTCAGCCAATCCTTGGAGAGGTTGTCATCGGGTTTGCGGATTAATAAATCCGCTGACGATGCCGCCGGATTGGCCGTGAGTGAGCGCTTGCGGGGTACGATGTCGAGCTTAGGGGTTGCCAAACGTAACGCCAGCGACGGTATCTCGTACATCGAGGTTGCTGAGGGGGGGCTCAATGAGGTGTCGAACATCCTGATCCGGATGCGCGAACTTGCCACCCAGGCTGCCTCGGACACTCTTGGACCGAGGGAGAGATCGTTCCTCGACAAGGAGTTTACTCAGCTGAGGGACGAGGTGGGTCGTATTATCGACTCTACCGAGTTCAACGGCACCAAGGTGCTCACTCCGGGCGAAGGCGACAAGCCCATTCAGATATTTGTTGGCGCTTCCAACCGCGGGAGAGATGCCGCGGGCGATCTGCCCGATATCGACAAGGATAGCGACCCAGATGTGCTCACCATCAAGCTCGACGAGCTTGGGTCGCTCAAGGACGCCATCGATCAAGTAAGGGATAAGGCCATGTCTATCATGCCTGACCCGACTGCCGTCATCGGCGCTCAGGACCTCGGTCCCGATGGGGACACGGCCACACTCTTCAGTCGCTTAGATACGGCGCAGAACTCCATAGCCTCCTACCGAGCAACCTTGGGTTCGGTACAGTCACGGCTGAATAGCACGATCAATAATATCGATATTGCTAGTGAGAACATGGCTGCTGCGCAGAGCCGGATTCGCGATGTGGACTACGCATCGGAAACCGCGAAATTGACGCAGGGTCGCATCCTCTCCACCGCCGCTCTCTCCGTAATGACCCAAGCCAACGCATCCCCAGAAGCCGTACTCCAGCTGCTGCGCGGTTAA
- a CDS encoding matrixin family metalloprotease has protein sequence MARSFGTVLKFSLYAAMLCLGTSSESFSYPTPVDFGGRLLRWDINIDAPTVTLGIDAENPDDATYYESMVKEAAALWSEVPGSYFKFKFVALEESPQVTIYLRSSLSGVRDTAGFTMFDDYDGETPKHCSIYVLVDTATADYWMGKVFLHELGHAAGLGHSLVPEAIMSYSLDTNSFALDIDDFAAIAHSYPANGDKPRLPLGCAVRPGYDSGDSDPTIALIFVVPLIFSLWPTSGRWRPWRAA, from the coding sequence ATGGCTCGGAGTTTCGGTACCGTTCTGAAATTTAGCCTCTACGCCGCAATGCTTTGCCTTGGCACAAGTAGCGAGAGCTTTAGTTATCCCACTCCGGTCGATTTTGGGGGAAGACTCCTGCGTTGGGATATCAACATCGACGCGCCGACCGTTACCCTGGGTATCGATGCGGAAAACCCTGACGACGCCACCTATTATGAATCCATGGTCAAAGAGGCTGCGGCCCTGTGGAGCGAGGTCCCTGGCAGCTACTTTAAGTTTAAATTTGTGGCGTTAGAGGAATCTCCCCAGGTGACCATCTACCTGCGCAGCTCCCTGAGCGGCGTACGAGATACGGCTGGATTCACAATGTTTGACGACTATGACGGCGAAACACCTAAACACTGCTCGATTTATGTGTTAGTCGATACGGCAACGGCCGACTACTGGATGGGTAAGGTATTCCTCCATGAGCTCGGCCATGCCGCAGGACTCGGACACAGCCTGGTGCCGGAGGCCATCATGAGTTACAGCCTTGATACCAATAGCTTTGCCCTGGACATCGATGACTTTGCCGCCATCGCCCATAGCTACCCAGCAAACGGCGACAAACCTAGGTTGCCTCTCGGCTGTGCCGTCAGGCCCGGCTATGACAGTGGGGACTCTGATCCCACAATTGCGCTTATATTCGTGGTTCCCCTGATCTTTAGCCTATGGCCAACATCCGGTCGATGGAGGCCTTGGCGCGCAGCCTAA
- the nadA gene encoding quinolinate synthase NadA, which produces MQSTANYDSTYQRMHQMLGKLVPDFELQEKAKLVVEINEWKRERNAIILGHNYMEPALYHTVADFTGDSLELCRKAATTDAAVIVFCGVEFMAETAKIINPTRKVLIPSNRAGCSLAQSIKAEDVRRLKAQYPGVPVVTYINSYADVKAETDICCTSGNAVKVVESLNTDTVIFIPDEYLAQNVARETGKHVIFPETDPRKLGTGQTTIDKVFISWHGKCEVHEKFTVDDITRVRQQFPDVVVLAHPECSPEVTAAADFAGSTSAMIKYVENVKAPRYLLLTECAMGDNIIAAHPDRDVLRLCSIRCPHMKQITLEDTLAALKELRYEVDVPEDIRLRAKASIDRMLAIG; this is translated from the coding sequence ATGCAATCAACCGCTAACTATGACTCTACGTATCAGCGTATGCACCAAATGCTGGGCAAGCTCGTGCCTGATTTTGAGCTGCAGGAGAAAGCCAAGCTCGTAGTCGAGATCAACGAATGGAAGCGGGAGCGCAACGCTATCATTCTAGGCCATAATTATATGGAGCCTGCGCTTTACCATACGGTAGCTGACTTTACCGGCGACTCTCTTGAGCTATGCCGCAAGGCGGCCACGACCGATGCCGCAGTCATCGTCTTCTGCGGCGTAGAGTTTATGGCTGAGACAGCCAAGATTATCAATCCCACGCGCAAGGTGCTGATACCGTCTAACCGCGCGGGATGTTCCTTAGCCCAAAGCATAAAGGCCGAGGATGTGCGCCGCCTGAAGGCTCAGTACCCGGGCGTGCCAGTTGTCACCTACATTAATTCCTACGCTGACGTTAAGGCGGAAACTGACATCTGTTGCACCTCAGGCAATGCTGTCAAGGTGGTAGAGTCTTTGAATACGGACACGGTGATTTTCATCCCTGATGAATACTTGGCCCAAAACGTCGCGCGTGAGACGGGCAAACATGTCATTTTTCCCGAGACCGATCCGCGTAAGTTGGGTACCGGTCAGACGACGATAGATAAGGTATTTATTAGCTGGCATGGCAAATGCGAGGTGCACGAGAAGTTCACAGTGGACGATATTACGCGCGTGCGTCAGCAATTCCCGGATGTGGTTGTTTTGGCTCACCCTGAATGCAGTCCCGAGGTCACTGCGGCTGCCGATTTTGCCGGCAGTACGTCGGCCATGATCAAGTATGTCGAGAACGTTAAGGCGCCGCGCTATTTATTACTTACTGAATGTGCGATGGGCGACAACATCATTGCGGCTCACCCGGATCGCGACGTGCTTCGACTCTGTAGCATCCGGTGTCCTCATATGAAGCAGATCACCCTTGAGGACACGCTCGCCGCGTTGAAGGAACTCAGATACGAGGTCGATGTTCCCGAAGACATTAGGCTGCGCGCCAAGGCCTCCATCGACCGGATGTTGGCCATAGGCTAA
- a CDS encoding PDZ domain-containing protein, with amino-acid sequence MLAGYVVVMSRLAFCTGLRCRHHASPVVPPPPPVAPTLPPAPPVGNEMLKLLLKVIPALTFLIALSLLDPTAYGGEKTYLVLGVIASGNGSNGVALLKSQASGATFAVKVGHKIEPGVEVAGIAREYVTFSVRGRLERIRVGEESGADAIPVPVVNVDQISEGIETKGDKVRISSSLRDTLTGQQLSRVLVQAAALPYYEDGQLSGFKLMAIDAGSIYDKVGFKDGDIVTSVNGQRLSDVGRTIQLLHSLKGANMAQVTYKRGGADRSLTLEVQ; translated from the coding sequence ATGTTAGCTGGTTATGTCGTGGTGATGTCCAGGCTCGCATTTTGCACAGGACTCAGGTGCAGGCATCATGCCTCGCCAGTGGTTCCTCCTCCTCCCCCTGTTGCTCCTACTCTTCCTCCTGCTCCTCCCGTTGGTAACGAAATGCTGAAATTGCTGCTCAAGGTCATTCCCGCTCTAACTTTCTTAATTGCCTTATCTCTGCTCGATCCAACCGCTTACGGTGGTGAAAAGACGTATTTGGTTTTGGGCGTTATCGCTTCTGGTAACGGCAGTAACGGTGTCGCTCTGCTCAAGTCGCAGGCCTCAGGTGCCACCTTTGCTGTAAAGGTAGGACATAAAATCGAGCCTGGGGTTGAGGTTGCCGGTATCGCACGAGAATATGTGACATTCAGCGTGCGTGGGCGTCTTGAACGGATCCGCGTGGGTGAGGAATCAGGAGCAGATGCGATACCAGTGCCAGTGGTCAACGTGGATCAAATCTCCGAAGGAATCGAGACCAAGGGTGACAAGGTGCGCATCAGCTCGAGTTTACGTGACACTTTAACCGGTCAACAACTCAGCCGCGTGTTGGTGCAAGCTGCGGCTCTACCGTACTACGAGGACGGTCAGTTGAGCGGATTCAAACTCATGGCGATTGATGCCGGAAGCATCTACGACAAGGTTGGATTTAAAGACGGCGATATCGTCACCAGTGTGAACGGACAGCGCCTTAGCGACGTTGGTCGCACTATCCAACTACTCCATAGCCTCAAGGGTGCAAACATGGCTCAGGTCACCTATAAACGCGGTGGTGCCGATCGTTCGCTGACCCTTGAGGTTCAGTGA